A window from Peromyscus eremicus chromosome 1, PerEre_H2_v1, whole genome shotgun sequence encodes these proteins:
- the Tmem138 gene encoding transmembrane protein 138, translated as MLQTSNYSLVLSLQFLLLSYDLFVNSFSELLRMAPVIQLVLFIIQDIAILFNIIIIFLMFFNTFVFQAGLVNLLFHKFKGTIILTAVYLALSISLHVWVMNLRWKNSSSFIWTDGLQALFVFQRLAAVFYCYFYKRTAVRLGDPRFYQDSLWLRKEFMQVRR; from the exons ATGCTCCAAACCAGCAACTACAGCCTGGTGCTCTCCCTGCAGTTCCTGCTGCTGTCCTATGACCTGTTTGTTAATTCCTTCTCGGAGCTACTCCGAATGGCTCCTGTCATCCAGCTGGTGCTCTTCAT CATCCAGGATATTGCAATCCTCTTCAACATCATCATAATTTTCCTCATGTTCTTCAACACCTTCgtcttccaggctggcctggtcaaCCTCTTATTCCACAAGTTCAAAGGGACCATCATTCTGACCGCTGTATACCTGGCTCTCAGCATCTCCCTTCATGTCTGGGTCATG AACTTGCGATGGAAAAACTCCAGCAGCTTCATTTGGACGGACGGACTTCAAGCACTGTTTGTATTCCAGAGACTAG CTGCGGTGTTCTACTGCTACTTCTACAAGCGGACGGCTGTGAGACTGGGCGACCCCCGCTTTTACCAGGACTCGCTGTGGCTGCGGAAGGAGTTCATGCAAGTCCGAAGGTGA